The nucleotide window AAAAAATCCTGATGCAGATGTGATTTTGGGCGTACATGTATGTCCTTGGATAAAATCTGGAAAAATAGGTTTAAGATACGGCGAAATGATGGCTGCCGTAGATAAGCTCAAGATAGATATTGAAGGTGAAATGTCGCATGGAGCATATCCGCATCTGGGCAAGGACGCGCTTATTGCTGCTATGTCGTTTATTAATTCCACCCAGCATATAATTTCAAGGGAAGTCAATCCGGTTTTTCCAGCGGTAATAACTTTTGGGAAAATAACAGGCGGTGATGGGTACAATATAATATGCGAAAATATAGCAATTGAAGGCACTGTCAGAACACTGAACAATGAAGTGAGAAAACTTGTAAAAGAAAGCATTATACGAAAACTTAAAGTTGTGGAACTAGCTTATGGAGTGAAATATAAGCTGAGATATCAGGCGGTAGGAAACCCTTTGATAAACACTAAAGAGATAACAGAATTTTGTCATAAAACAGCAAAAGAGTTTTACGGAAAAACAAACATTGTCATAATCGACAAACCTTCGATGGGCGGCGAAGATTTTGCCGAATACTTAAACGAAGTCCCAGGAAATTTTATGTATATAGGCACGTCAAAAAACAAAGCGACTTCATACCCATGGCACCACAGCAACTTTAATATTGATGAAACCGCTTTGCCTAAAGCGGCAAAATATATAGAGCATAGTGTCGAATCTTTCTTTAAAAAATAAGTATAAATTTTCAATTTCTTTATATTAATATTGTTGCAGATTCTTAAAATTTAGTGTATAAATTAGATATGAACATTAAAAAACTATTGGCTGTCATTAGCTGTACATTTGTGTTGATACCTTTTGCTGCAAAAATCGTATCCTCAAATCAAGTGTATCAATTATGCGTAAACAGTGGAATTATAAGCCATTATGCATCTCTTTCAGGTGTGCTTCTCAAA belongs to Candidatus Endomicrobium procryptotermitis and includes:
- a CDS encoding amidohydrolase, with protein sequence MTIDNEIIRIRRHIHQYPETGGNEYKTADFIESKLKALKIPYKRVSKTGVIGVLKGAKAGKTVALRADIDALPVQEDNKIEYKSKNNDIMHACGHDAHTAIMLGVAKSLSVKKNKLNGNVKFLFQPSEETADGAQNLIKEGALKNPDADVILGVHVCPWIKSGKIGLRYGEMMAAVDKLKIDIEGEMSHGAYPHLGKDALIAAMSFINSTQHIISREVNPVFPAVITFGKITGGDGYNIICENIAIEGTVRTLNNEVRKLVKESIIRKLKVVELAYGVKYKLRYQAVGNPLINTKEITEFCHKTAKEFYGKTNIVIIDKPSMGGEDFAEYLNEVPGNFMYIGTSKNKATSYPWHHSNFNIDETALPKAAKYIEHSVESFFKK